The following are encoded together in the Lathyrus oleraceus cultivar Zhongwan6 chromosome 3, CAAS_Psat_ZW6_1.0, whole genome shotgun sequence genome:
- the LOC127129410 gene encoding uncharacterized protein LOC127129410 has protein sequence MELGRRNTKKYTFKCFDLTELKKLGSMIVSPEDFRAQYGRLMGILKTKVEDGVLNTLVQFYDPLYHCFTFPDYKLMSTLEEYSYWFGLPVSDKLPFSGSEKTPTSAAIVEALHLETSVVKDNFSKKGGILGLTSRFLLEKAFIFVEADSRDAFEAIFALLNYGIVLFPNIDNFIDVNAIRIFLIGNPVPTLLGDTYHSIHHMTKKGGGTILCCAPLLYKWFISHLPRSRLFRENP, from the coding sequence ATGGAACTGGGAAGGAGGAATACCAAGAAATACACTTTCAAATGTTTTGACTTAACAGAGTTGAAGAAGCTTGGTTCTATGATAGTTAGTCCAGAGGATTTCAGAGCTCAGTATGGAAGACTTATGGGTATCTTGAAGACTAAGGTTGAAGATGGAGTTCTCAACACACTGGTACAATTTTATGATCCactctaccattgcttcacatttccagaCTACAAGCTTATGTCTACTCTAGAAGAATACTCTTATTGGTTTGGTTTGCCAGTCTCTGACAAATTACCATTCAGTGGTTCAGAGAAGACCCCTACATCAGCAGCTATTGTAGAAGCACTTCACCTAGAAACGTCTGTTGTGAAGGACAACTTCTCTAAAAAAGGAGGGATTCTAGGTCTAACCTCTAGATTCTTGTTGGAGAAAGCCTTTATCTTTGTAGAAGCAGATAGTAGAGATGCCTTTGAAGCCATTTTTGCTCTACTCAATTATGGAATTGTACTCTTCCCAAACATTGATAACTTCATAGATGTTAATGCTATACGAATCTTCTTAATTGGTAACCCAGTACCCACATTACTTGGAGATACCTACCATTCTATCCATCACATGACTAAGAAAGGTGGTGGAACCATTCTTTGTTGTGCACCTCTcctatataagtggtttatttctcacttgcccAGATCCAGGCTCTTCAGGGAGAATCCGTAG